Proteins co-encoded in one Medicago truncatula cultivar Jemalong A17 chromosome 8, MtrunA17r5.0-ANR, whole genome shotgun sequence genomic window:
- the LOC11405241 gene encoding serrate RNA effector molecule isoform X1: protein MAEVLTPIPSDSLDQSSPTTTSPPPPPPQPQSPPPTSAPDSDLPLPPPQSSFRRRDYRRDDRDRDFDRPPPRREYYDRNNISPPRDRDRDFKRRRSPSPPPYRDRRHSPPMRRSPPHYNNYKRSRRGGSPRGGYGPDDRSEYDNYGGYERGGRGGYDRGGRGGYDRGGRGGNDRGGRGGYDRGGRGGYGDDRSYGRFGNRSGGGYQNGVSGMLIVANYIGMESNRGYADLPSGGGQREGLMSYKQFIQELEDDILPTEAERRYQEYKSEYISTQKRAYFSAHKDEEWLKDKYHPTNLLTVIERRNESARQLAKDFLLDLQSGTLDPNPGLSASLSSKSGQASEPNSEEEAEDQRRRDGWGSNKKSDFSAAPKAHPVSSEPRRIQADVQQAQALVRKLDTEKRIGDNILCSSDHNKTDDKSHNGSVGPTVIIRGLTSVKGLEGVELLDTLITYLWRIHGVDYYGMIETNEAKGFRHVRPERKGHEETGKSGSEWEKKLDSFWQGRLNGQDPLEVLAAKEKMDAAAIEVLDPYVRKIRDEKYGWKYGCGAKGCTKLFHAAEFVYKHLKLKHPELALEQTSKLREDLYTQNYMNDPDAPGGKPVMQQPQKDNRPLNQRLGFEGRLRDDRGNRRDHERYDRMNGDRANSPSRERQSKALEMGNHDETMQDTFAGPGVPPFSSDIPPPVLMPVPGAGPLGPFVPAPPEVAMQMFRDQGGPSSFDGSGINMLSGPHHMGGPAPIITLPPGFRPDPRKMRSYQDLDAPDEEVTVIDYRSL from the exons ATGGCAGAAGTTCTCACCCCCATTCCCTCCGATTCCCTCGACCAATCCTCCCCAACCACCACCTCCCCTCCACCACCGCCTCCACAACCACAATCACCTCCTCCCACCTCCGCCCCCGATTCCGATCTCCCTCTACCACCTCCACAATCCTCCTTCCGCCGCAGAGACTACCGCCGCGATGATAGAGATAGAGATTTCGATCGTCCTCCTCCTCGCCGCGAGTATTATGACCGTAACAACATATCGCCTCCGAGGGATAGAGATAGAGATTTCAAACGCAGGCGTAGTCCCAGTCCTCCTCCATATCGTGACCGCCGTCATTCACCACCAATGCGAAGGTCGCCCCCgcattataataattataaacgCTCCAGGAGAGGTGGTAGTCCCCGTGGCGGTTATGGACCCGATGATAG ATCTGAATATGATAATTACGGTGGTTATGAAAGGGGTGGAAGAGGTGGTTATGATAGGGGTGGAAGAGGTGGCTATGATAGGGGTGGACGAGGTGGTAATGATAGGGGTGGAAGAGGTGGCTATGATAGGGGTGGAAGAGGTGGTTATGGTGATGACAGGTCTTATGGTAGGTTTGGAAATCGTTCTGGAGGAGGATATCAAAATGGGGTCTCTGGTATGTTAATAGTTGCTAATTACATAG GTATGGAATCCAATCGTGGTTATGCAGACTTGCCAAGTGGCGGTGGGCAAAG AGAAGGGTTGATGTCCTATAAACAATTCATTCAGGAGCTGGAGGATGATATACTACCAACTGAAGCAGAACGTAG GTATCAAGAATACAAATCAGagtatatttctacacaaaaaaGAGCTTATTTCAGTGCTCATAAGGATGAGGAGTG GTTGAAAGATAAATATCATCCAACAAATTTGCTTACAGTCATTGAAAG GAGGAATGAAAGTGCTCGACAGCTGGCAAAGGATTTTTTGCTTGATTTGCAAAGTGGAACATTAGATCC AAATCCGGGTTTAAGTGCCTCTTTATCCAGCAAATCAGGGCAAGCTAGCGAGCCAAATTCAGAGGAGGAAGCGGAAGACCAAAGAAGAAGAGATGGGTGGGgttctaataaaaaaagtgatttctCAGCTGCTCCAAAGGCTCATCCTGTCAGTTCTGAACCAAGACGAATACAAGCAGATGTTCAACAGGCTCAGGCCCTTGTTCGCAAGCTTGACACAGAAAAGAGGATTGGAGATAATATTTTATGCAGCAGTGATCACAACAAAACTGATGACAAGTCTCACAATGGATCTGTGGGTCCCACAGTCATTATAAGAGGCCTGACATCTGTTAAGGGTTTAGAAGGTGTTGAGCTTTTGGACACACTGATTACATATCTGTGGCGGATTCATGGTGTAGATTATTATGGCATGATTGAGACTAATGAGGCTAAGGGTTTTAGGCATGTTAGGCCAGAAAGAAAAGGGCATGAAGAAACAGGTAAATCAGGGTCTGAATGGGAGAAGAAACTTGACTCATTTTGGCAGGGAAGGTTGAATGGTCAGGATCCATTGGAAGTACTGGCTGCTAAGGAGAAAATGGATGCTGCAGCAATTGAAGTGTTGGATCCATATGTTAGAAAAATCAGGGATGAAAAGTATGGATGGAAGTATGGTTGTGGAGCTAAGGGCTGCACAAAGCTTTTTCATGCTGCTGAATTTGTGTACAAACATCTGAAGCTAAAGCACCCTGAGCTTGCTCTTGAACAAACTTCGAAATTGCGTGAGGATCTCTATACTCAAAATTACATGAA TGATCCAGATGCTCCTGGTGGAAAGCCTGTCATGCAGCAACCTCAG AAGGACAACAGGCCTTTAAATCAAAGGTTAGGTTTTGAGGGCCGATTGAGAGATGATCGTGGTAATCGTCGAGACCATGAACGGTATGACAGAATGAATGGAGATAGAGCTAATTCCCCATCCCGTGAAAGGCAGTCTAAAGCACTTGAGATGGGAAACCATGATGAAACAATGCAAGACACTTTTGCAGGGCCTGGTGTTCCTCCTTTTAGCTCAGATATTCCTCCACCAGTATTGATGCCTGTACCTGGTGCTGG GCCATTAGGACCTTTTGTTCCTGCTCCACCAGAAGTTGCAATGCAGATGTTTAGAGATCAAGGAGGACCATCTTCATTTGATGGCTCTGGAATAAATATGCTGTCTGGCCCGCATCATATGGGTGGACCGGCACCAATAATTACTCTTCCTCCAGGTTTTAGACCAGATCCTCGGAAGATGCGAAG TTATCAAGATTTGGATGCTCCAGACGAAGAGGTCACCGTGATAGACTATCGGAGTTTGTAA
- the LOC11405241 gene encoding serrate RNA effector molecule isoform X2, translating into MAEVLTPIPSDSLDQSSPTTTSPPPPPPQPQSPPPTSAPDSDLPLPPPQSSFRRRDYRRDDRDRDFDRPPPRREYYDRNNISPPRDRDRDFKRRRSPSPPPYRDRRHSPPMRRSPPHYNNYKRSRRGGSPRGGYGPDDRSEYDNYGGYERGGRGGYDRGGRGGYDRGGRGGNDRGGRGGYDRGGRGGYGDDRSYGRFGNRSGGGYQNGVSGMESNRGYADLPSGGGQREGLMSYKQFIQELEDDILPTEAERRYQEYKSEYISTQKRAYFSAHKDEEWLKDKYHPTNLLTVIERRNESARQLAKDFLLDLQSGTLDPNPGLSASLSSKSGQASEPNSEEEAEDQRRRDGWGSNKKSDFSAAPKAHPVSSEPRRIQADVQQAQALVRKLDTEKRIGDNILCSSDHNKTDDKSHNGSVGPTVIIRGLTSVKGLEGVELLDTLITYLWRIHGVDYYGMIETNEAKGFRHVRPERKGHEETGKSGSEWEKKLDSFWQGRLNGQDPLEVLAAKEKMDAAAIEVLDPYVRKIRDEKYGWKYGCGAKGCTKLFHAAEFVYKHLKLKHPELALEQTSKLREDLYTQNYMNDPDAPGGKPVMQQPQKDNRPLNQRLGFEGRLRDDRGNRRDHERYDRMNGDRANSPSRERQSKALEMGNHDETMQDTFAGPGVPPFSSDIPPPVLMPVPGAGPLGPFVPAPPEVAMQMFRDQGGPSSFDGSGINMLSGPHHMGGPAPIITLPPGFRPDPRKMRSYQDLDAPDEEVTVIDYRSL; encoded by the exons ATGGCAGAAGTTCTCACCCCCATTCCCTCCGATTCCCTCGACCAATCCTCCCCAACCACCACCTCCCCTCCACCACCGCCTCCACAACCACAATCACCTCCTCCCACCTCCGCCCCCGATTCCGATCTCCCTCTACCACCTCCACAATCCTCCTTCCGCCGCAGAGACTACCGCCGCGATGATAGAGATAGAGATTTCGATCGTCCTCCTCCTCGCCGCGAGTATTATGACCGTAACAACATATCGCCTCCGAGGGATAGAGATAGAGATTTCAAACGCAGGCGTAGTCCCAGTCCTCCTCCATATCGTGACCGCCGTCATTCACCACCAATGCGAAGGTCGCCCCCgcattataataattataaacgCTCCAGGAGAGGTGGTAGTCCCCGTGGCGGTTATGGACCCGATGATAG ATCTGAATATGATAATTACGGTGGTTATGAAAGGGGTGGAAGAGGTGGTTATGATAGGGGTGGAAGAGGTGGCTATGATAGGGGTGGACGAGGTGGTAATGATAGGGGTGGAAGAGGTGGCTATGATAGGGGTGGAAGAGGTGGTTATGGTGATGACAGGTCTTATGGTAGGTTTGGAAATCGTTCTGGAGGAGGATATCAAAATGGGGTCTCTG GTATGGAATCCAATCGTGGTTATGCAGACTTGCCAAGTGGCGGTGGGCAAAG AGAAGGGTTGATGTCCTATAAACAATTCATTCAGGAGCTGGAGGATGATATACTACCAACTGAAGCAGAACGTAG GTATCAAGAATACAAATCAGagtatatttctacacaaaaaaGAGCTTATTTCAGTGCTCATAAGGATGAGGAGTG GTTGAAAGATAAATATCATCCAACAAATTTGCTTACAGTCATTGAAAG GAGGAATGAAAGTGCTCGACAGCTGGCAAAGGATTTTTTGCTTGATTTGCAAAGTGGAACATTAGATCC AAATCCGGGTTTAAGTGCCTCTTTATCCAGCAAATCAGGGCAAGCTAGCGAGCCAAATTCAGAGGAGGAAGCGGAAGACCAAAGAAGAAGAGATGGGTGGGgttctaataaaaaaagtgatttctCAGCTGCTCCAAAGGCTCATCCTGTCAGTTCTGAACCAAGACGAATACAAGCAGATGTTCAACAGGCTCAGGCCCTTGTTCGCAAGCTTGACACAGAAAAGAGGATTGGAGATAATATTTTATGCAGCAGTGATCACAACAAAACTGATGACAAGTCTCACAATGGATCTGTGGGTCCCACAGTCATTATAAGAGGCCTGACATCTGTTAAGGGTTTAGAAGGTGTTGAGCTTTTGGACACACTGATTACATATCTGTGGCGGATTCATGGTGTAGATTATTATGGCATGATTGAGACTAATGAGGCTAAGGGTTTTAGGCATGTTAGGCCAGAAAGAAAAGGGCATGAAGAAACAGGTAAATCAGGGTCTGAATGGGAGAAGAAACTTGACTCATTTTGGCAGGGAAGGTTGAATGGTCAGGATCCATTGGAAGTACTGGCTGCTAAGGAGAAAATGGATGCTGCAGCAATTGAAGTGTTGGATCCATATGTTAGAAAAATCAGGGATGAAAAGTATGGATGGAAGTATGGTTGTGGAGCTAAGGGCTGCACAAAGCTTTTTCATGCTGCTGAATTTGTGTACAAACATCTGAAGCTAAAGCACCCTGAGCTTGCTCTTGAACAAACTTCGAAATTGCGTGAGGATCTCTATACTCAAAATTACATGAA TGATCCAGATGCTCCTGGTGGAAAGCCTGTCATGCAGCAACCTCAG AAGGACAACAGGCCTTTAAATCAAAGGTTAGGTTTTGAGGGCCGATTGAGAGATGATCGTGGTAATCGTCGAGACCATGAACGGTATGACAGAATGAATGGAGATAGAGCTAATTCCCCATCCCGTGAAAGGCAGTCTAAAGCACTTGAGATGGGAAACCATGATGAAACAATGCAAGACACTTTTGCAGGGCCTGGTGTTCCTCCTTTTAGCTCAGATATTCCTCCACCAGTATTGATGCCTGTACCTGGTGCTGG GCCATTAGGACCTTTTGTTCCTGCTCCACCAGAAGTTGCAATGCAGATGTTTAGAGATCAAGGAGGACCATCTTCATTTGATGGCTCTGGAATAAATATGCTGTCTGGCCCGCATCATATGGGTGGACCGGCACCAATAATTACTCTTCCTCCAGGTTTTAGACCAGATCCTCGGAAGATGCGAAG TTATCAAGATTTGGATGCTCCAGACGAAGAGGTCACCGTGATAGACTATCGGAGTTTGTAA